TTTCCAGGTGGTGTTGTGCAACATTAACGCCAACTAGCCTCACCACTCTGTCTCTGTTACAATATATTAAAAGTTAGATTCTCTATGTGTTGCCTAGCTGTCAGGGAGTGCAGTAGATTGTAGATAACCCAGCTTCTCTTGGCATTTGAGGTCTTGAAGATATTTTGAAAAGTAATTTTGGATTAAAAACCTAGATCAAATGTACAAATTCATGTTCTGTCACCTGAGTTGAACATTTACCCAGCAGCACAGCAATACACACAATAGTGATTAATATACCAGATGAGTATctcacattttttaatgattgaCAATTGCAGCAGATGTTCTTATTGTTTAACTGGGATGGCAAGAACAACagctttgtttttagcttgatcACTATGCCGTTCAGTTTATTCAATGGATTTTGGAGGAGTTTTAATTAACCCAAGGATGGTGGAATTTCCTCCTCCAGAAGAACACCATGTAATCCTTGAGTTGGAGTGAACTCaggaaaataatcaaaattgGAGTTAGGAGGTTTTCATGTGACAACAATGTAATGTTGAACAAACATAGTAAGGACAATTCACACTTTCACCCTGTACTTAGTCACTAAAACCTATTACTAAAACCTGTACTGAATAAAATCCTGCTTTTGCACCATCCTGATTGTGCCACCTTAAAGATaagaacacacagagagaaagcaaaggtttttttcccccacagtaCAGAAACAATGTTTAGGAGGAAGTTGTtaggttttatttttagtaGATTTCCTCCTAGGCTGGACTGACTCATGACAAATATTTGAGTGAATACAACAGGTAATTTTTCTGTGTCCTGAAATTACTGTAAGCATTTCAGGAAATGCATGGACTCCCACTGACATATTACTACTTCCTGATGAGAATAAATCACTGCCATGTGCACCTGACTTTACAACTAGGTAACACCTCACTGCTTCACCATTGAGACTGAAGAGCGGAAGGACAAGAAAAGGAGCTTTTAGCATCAGACAGCTCAGACTGTAAACAGGTATAAAAAGGAATTGAGACAGCGTTCATTCTGTTGCATTGTGCTCTGAATTTTTGCATCAATTATTCCTGCCAGATTGCCTTCTGTTGCATTCAAAGATTTTTTGATGAATCATGTCAGGTAagttaataaaaaacaaatacattgtgATACATAGACCAGGCCTCGTACTACACAGACAGCTTTCCCTCTATATGGAAGCCTTGCCCTCAGCCTTTCTCTCTTGGCCGGCAAACACACTTTGGTGCCTACTGTTATGtgacattttattaattttgagTGACAATCTCCTGTATTTTGTGAGAGATTTGCATGTTGAgttgcacatactgtatacagaATTTCAGATGGCTGTAGCTGCAGACCAAgcagaagggagagagggaaaatctGGCTTCTCCAACTGGATGTCAGAGCTGCCAGATCAACTGCATGACATTCCCCTGTGGAATTTGGCAATACCAGGTATGATGCTGATTTCCAACTGCACAGCATCTTGCTCAGCTGTTGCACTGTACTAAATACCGTCATGGCTTTAGGTCATTAACAAACTTGGCAATTGCATGATGAAGCCAGTAGGGTATGGTGGCTAAAACCCACTGCTATTCTTAATAATACTAAAACAATCAGCTTTATTAAAGTGATGATATTGTTGCgaagttggtgtgtgtgtctgtttggcaATTCCTAGGTAGCCATGATGCAATGAGTTATGACCTGGACATAAAGTCATCTATAATGGAGCCTGATCAGCTGATATGCTTCAGCAGCCTGGCTTGCGTTCGCCAAAAGGTGTACAACTGGTCGGTCACTCAGGTCAGAATTATTTACCTCTTGTGATTGTCTACTGTGTGCAAGACAGAGAGATCAGATCAAAGTGTCAGTGTCAAACATTGTATTGGTTTGTGATACAGGAAGTGAACATCACTGAACAACTGGATGCAGGGATCCGCTACTTTGACCTGAGAATTGCTCGCAAACCAAACGACAGCGACCCCACCAGGCTGTACTTTGCACATGGCCTGTACACACGGACAGATGTCGAGGTGAGGATGATGAGAAAAATGCCATACATAATCTCATTATTAGCATGCTATGCCATTATGGTGGATTATGAACAACTTTCAAAACCTAGGGAGGCAGCAACACTTCACCAATATTTGGTCTGTGGATAAGCAGTCACTACTGGCAtgctggattttcttttttatctgcCAAGCAAAGACTTTGTCCATTAATTAcagtgccaccatcaggccaatgTGTGTAGTGTTTTCAAGACCCAATATAACGACATTCATCATCCCCCCATGTTTTGTCAAAATTGGACCAGTGGTGTCACAAACATTACTCAGCAGGCCAGTCAGTGTAATTTGTGAGGACAGCttttagcatttcattttaaaaaatgcaattttgacctttaaatataaCATTGCCATCAGGCCAAtaagtgtcattttttaaaatgccagAGCACGGTACAAAGATGCATCACCCTTCCAAGTTTCATCTAAATAAAGCCAGTGTTGTTGAGATCACTTGATATACCGCATTTGACAAATGGACCTCTGAACACAGCATCATCCATAATCACCAAGGGAACAAgatattaaacaaataaatacatacataaatgggTGAGGTATTTCATCCAATACTCAATCAATCCAATACTGAGCTACataggcatgtttttttttttttacttcagaggtcaggctcagtTATAGAATATAAAACTGTTCGAAATTAGTGTCTTACTCAGGCACCCCTCTCTTGGTAATGGGCAGTCTCTTTAACACTATGGTCATCTTGCTGGCTGCctattaatgattaatgaccAATTTTACCATTGGCTCCCAGGGCCCTTCTAATGCTCTCGTAGAGGTATatgcaataaaatatgtaaatgatcCACCAAAGTGAACCATCCCTTTAAGCATTTATAGCAATTGAACTTAGACATCAAATTAAGTTAGGGAAAATAGTGAGGATCTCTTTATTTGATGCACTTTGCACTGGAAAATCACTCCTCTCCCTTGTGGTTAGACTGTTCTCAAGGAAATAAAAGACTGGGCAAAAGGACATCCAAAAGAGATCCTGATCCTGGCTTTATCCCACTTCCATGGGATCGACAAAAGTGTTGAAAAGGAAATCTACGGCCATCTTATCAAATTCATCAAGGACCTGTTTGGAGCCAAACTATTCCCTACAAAGGTAaagcacacaggagaacatcTGCATGCCTCTGAAAAGAGACGTTGAGATGGATGAGTGAAACCTATCACATTATTAGTGTAACTTAGCCAACAACTCTGTCCTTCTGAAATAAAACCTcaagctaaaaaaacaaaatagctTATGCTGCTTTCAAAATTAACAACTCCTCCTTTGACCCAACAGGAAACTCCTACCCTGAAATTGTGCTGGGAATCAGGGAGAAACGTCATAGTTTCATTAGAATATCCACGTGGTCAAGAACATGACCCCGACATACGGGGAGGGATAACTTACTACTATGGTAACAGTATGTATCCTgaagaaatcaaatcaaaactggATCACTACTTGACAGATGAGAAGCGTTATAACAGTAAGTTTCTACAGTACTCATTGTACTATAAGGTGCTTTGGATCACAGCCTCCACTAAACTGCattatgtgaaaatacagttctCTTTGTAGTGCAGTTCTTTTTCATGTGGTGATGCATGTGCACTATCACCTAAAAAGGGTACTTCATTCTACACATTTATGGGATTGCTGACCTTTGCCCTCTGTGATCGACAGTTTTCTTCATCTGCGGCTTGAATCTGACTCTGCCGGACGATATCAAGGCAGTCAAGTACATAATTTCCTTAAGTGCCACCCTCGTCAAGGCCACTGAGAAGAGTCTGCCGTCTATGCTGGAGTGGGTGAAAAAGCAAACGCCTGGAGATGGAGAAAAATGTGTGAACATCATCGCCTCAGACTTGGTGAATCGTGACGACTTTGTCTCCACTGTCATCAAGCTCAATGACAAACTGCTAAAAACATAACTGAGAGTGCCGTGGGAAACCAcacgtctccctctctgtctattacacacacacacacacacacacacacacacacacacacacaatttactGTTAAGAACAGAGGACTGGATTCTATTGTTAAATGAAGTTGTCTGTGTAGGTTCCTTTTCTTGTGCACTTTTCTATAGAATGAGGATGCAATAaaattcacactcacactcatattGAATTGTTGTGATGATTGGTCTGTTCTTGTCAAAGCACCCTCATGCAACCAAATTATATGACTGCAATAAAGGAAAGCACCTCAACCTCTCTGCAGGGGTGGACTTAGTGATTTTGGGGTCTGAGGCAAACACATGCATGGTCCTCCCAtatccctctcttctcccccaGGTCaatccttatttatttaaaaacaccaCTATGCACCTGTGGGTGTTGCCAGTTTAGAACCCTGTTTAATCAGAACTGGAATGACAATTAAACAGAGGCGACCAGCGCAATGGAAACCtccattacttttatttttaaacacatgcacaatgtGTTCAGCACATCTGGAAACTTGCTCAAATTCCCTGTTTCGTGACAATGaaagaggacaggacaggacaagataaatacaataaacacaacTATACAACACAatggagaataaaaaaaacttaattgtGTGCATTCTACATGTTTGCTAAAGAACACTTAATATGTTTGTCAGTGCTAACTATTCCGCCAAAACAAATAGATGGCTGTCACTCAGAAAAGACCACTTCACTTTTCagtatttattgtctttttcccACCACATGCAGGACTGCTGCTGTGGGCTATGCATAGCAAATTCACATTTAAGAATTAGTCTGGAACCACTAATTTGTCATCCCCCTCTTCCTGGCTGTTGTGGCGGCGCTGTGGCCAggggcggacttaccattaggcaaaactaggcggttgcctaaggccccaagttcctgagggccccataaaactcctcatacgcttatggttaatacagttgttacttatttgcgcacattaattatgttttgattaaaatcctttcactaaaatgccagcagaatgcttatcgttttatgtgtgtctcggggcccctgttttgtgtgttgtcttgtaatttcagagggccccatgcctgcctttgccttgggccccaaatttcttaaatccgccactggcTGTGGCTGGTCCTtatgctgtgttgctgtggctgcagcctGCCTTGGTCGAgggctcctgctgcttctgctgtcaTGTTGTCTGCTGGTGTTTCTATTGCATTAAGACTATTGTTTGTACTTTGCTCACAGGGTAGgcacctattgcacacctgtccAGCCAGGAGGGTGCATGAAAGCATGGCACaaggtgacagcagcagctgtacaAATCAAATGTGCAGTAAAGGTGTTTTTAATATACTGACCAATGCCAGACTGAAATGGCTGTGACATTGGTCTATTTCTTAAGAGAAACTCTCTTATTTACAACTTTATGAGGTGTTGCTGGGGGCCAAGGCGGTTGCCGACGTTTACCTACTGGCAAAGTCcgcctctgtctttctgttgcCTGTTCTCAGAGTTTCGCTGGTGTGTTACAGGAGCTGGAGATAGTAACACACACTGGCTTAGCAGACAGTGAGTGTGTTGGATTAAGATGTTAAGACTAGCATGGGGGCGGGCGGTGTCAAAAAATAGCCGTGGGGAGCCTGTTCGTCTGCTAAGTGTAGTTTTGGGGGGATTGGACAGTCCCCTGCAGATCTCCGGGGGTAATACCAGGGGTGTCGGACAAACTCCTCACCTGCCAACAAGCGACAAGTCCCCGCTCCTCCTTCCCCGGCCCGCGCGCTGCCGATTCAGGTAAAATGTAGCTCAGGTTAGCTGTCAGCTAATAGCTTGGTACTTTGACAAGTTGTGGCCAGCGTTAGCATGCACAGAGTGGACTGCTTGTAACATGGAAATTGATGACACGCTA
This genomic interval from Myripristis murdjan chromosome 19, fMyrMur1.1, whole genome shotgun sequence contains the following:
- the LOC115378228 gene encoding PI-PLC X domain-containing protein 1-like; amino-acid sequence: MAVAADQAEGREGKSGFSNWMSELPDQLHDIPLWNLAIPGSHDAMSYDLDIKSSIMEPDQLICFSSLACVRQKVYNWSVTQEVNITEQLDAGIRYFDLRIARKPNDSDPTRLYFAHGLYTRTDVETVLKEIKDWAKGHPKEILILALSHFHGIDKSVEKEIYGHLIKFIKDLFGAKLFPTKETPTLKLCWESGRNVIVSLEYPRGQEHDPDIRGGITYYYGNSMYPEEIKSKLDHYLTDEKRYNIFFICGLNLTLPDDIKAVKYIISLSATLVKATEKSLPSMLEWVKKQTPGDGEKCVNIIASDLVNRDDFVSTVIKLNDKLLKT